In one Chitinophaga sancti genomic region, the following are encoded:
- a CDS encoding archaemetzincin: MAHLASLAKNDIPLPPPEYGDWLYRHKERGQNLAAYQATKPISSATTIYLLPVGDFTASQTRAFQDASAYIAIFFQRKTVLLHPIPDSEFTSRIFEGHRQLLAPYILDSVLLSKRPANNLAMMALSAKDLYPQDDWNYVFGLGSYGKRVGVTSIYRLQEKNFLRRLVSISSHEIGHMLSLHHCIHALCVMNGTNGLYETDRAPLRLCAECQQKLFWNLKYDNQKRLQELMAYCKENGFQKDWEIFNKDNNQNE; the protein is encoded by the coding sequence ATGGCCCATTTAGCATCCCTGGCAAAAAATGATATTCCGTTACCTCCACCTGAATACGGAGACTGGTTATATAGGCATAAAGAAAGAGGGCAAAACCTGGCAGCCTATCAGGCTACGAAACCTATTTCCAGTGCAACAACTATTTATTTATTACCCGTCGGAGATTTTACAGCTTCGCAAACCAGGGCATTTCAGGATGCAAGCGCCTACATAGCTATTTTTTTCCAGCGGAAAACAGTATTACTACACCCCATACCTGATAGCGAATTTACTTCCCGCATATTCGAAGGTCATCGGCAATTACTGGCACCTTATATACTGGATAGTGTATTACTCAGTAAACGGCCTGCGAATAACCTCGCTATGATGGCACTCAGCGCTAAAGACCTATATCCGCAGGATGATTGGAATTATGTTTTCGGGCTTGGCTCCTACGGGAAAAGAGTGGGGGTAACCTCCATTTACCGTTTACAGGAGAAAAATTTCCTGCGAAGACTGGTAAGCATTTCCTCTCATGAAATAGGCCATATGCTTTCATTACATCACTGTATTCATGCCCTTTGTGTGATGAACGGCACCAATGGCCTGTATGAAACAGATAGGGCGCCATTGCGTTTATGCGCTGAATGCCAGCAAAAATTGTTTTGGAATTTAAAGTATGATAACCAAAAACGGCTGCAGGAACTGATGGCGTATTGTAAGGAAAATGGCTTCCAAAAAGATTGGGAGATCTTCAATAAAGATAATAATCAAAACGAGTGA
- a CDS encoding PepSY-associated TM helix domain-containing protein yields the protein MKKILGWLHLWLGILSGMVVLIVALTGSLLVFEEELEHTFHSSFFYVAAPGNIPRLPLDQLVTIVKAQYDGYKTANLKIEPESDRSVIFLLQKSKTNQLYVAVNPYTGHIIEALPASKRFFTIVLHLHRYLCMGAVGKVITGISCSIFAFLILSGLILWWPKRNNRKQRFRVKWNASFKRLNWDLHAVFGFYIHLVLLVISLTGLVWSYQWVNGLLFYTFNGTFKVEKVTAPSSIAQQGSGYFEKVFRATNETLPYKGPVTITYGNDSLAIAAFKDNIAAETANTYDFLYFEAGTGRLLKTRLHKDESAGMKARRLVYPIHTGSIYGWPTKIIALISTLVAASLPVTGVFIYLGRKKKKPVAVRKKRVLA from the coding sequence ATGAAGAAAATATTAGGCTGGTTACATTTATGGCTGGGTATCCTCTCGGGTATGGTAGTGCTGATAGTAGCACTGACAGGCAGCCTGCTGGTATTTGAAGAAGAGTTGGAACATACGTTCCACTCTTCCTTTTTTTATGTGGCAGCTCCGGGAAATATCCCCCGTTTACCTTTGGATCAGTTGGTGACAATTGTGAAAGCGCAATATGATGGCTATAAAACCGCTAACCTGAAAATAGAACCGGAGAGCGACCGGAGTGTCATTTTCCTGCTGCAAAAAAGCAAAACGAATCAACTATACGTAGCCGTCAATCCCTATACCGGCCACATTATAGAAGCACTGCCTGCCAGCAAACGCTTCTTTACGATTGTGTTACACCTGCATCGCTATCTCTGTATGGGAGCTGTGGGCAAGGTAATAACGGGCATTTCCTGCTCCATATTCGCCTTTCTCATCCTTAGTGGACTTATCCTCTGGTGGCCTAAAAGAAATAACAGGAAGCAGCGTTTCCGTGTGAAATGGAATGCATCGTTTAAAAGACTGAACTGGGATCTGCATGCGGTCTTTGGTTTTTATATTCACCTGGTATTATTGGTGATCTCGTTGACCGGTTTGGTGTGGAGTTATCAGTGGGTAAACGGATTATTGTTCTATACTTTCAATGGTACTTTCAAAGTAGAAAAGGTCACAGCACCATCCAGCATAGCACAGCAGGGGAGCGGGTATTTTGAAAAGGTATTCCGTGCTACCAATGAAACCCTGCCTTACAAGGGGCCCGTGACCATCACTTATGGTAATGATTCCCTGGCAATAGCCGCCTTTAAGGACAATATAGCCGCTGAGACAGCAAATACCTATGATTTTTTGTATTTCGAAGCGGGTACGGGCAGGTTGCTCAAAACACGATTACATAAAGATGAAAGTGCGGGTATGAAAGCGAGAAGATTAGTGTATCCTATTCATACAGGAAGCATCTATGGCTGGCCCACAAAGATTATAGCACTCATCAGTACATTGGTGGCGGCTTCGCTACCTGTCACGGGTGTATTCATATACCTGGGCAGAAAGAAAAAGAAACCTGTGGCCGTACGCAAAAAACGAGTGTTGGCTTAG